From one Luteipulveratus mongoliensis genomic stretch:
- a CDS encoding electron transfer flavoprotein subunit beta/FixA family protein has product MNIVVCVKYVPDAQGDRTFNEDNTTDRDNVDGLLSELDEYAVEAALKIVEAGEGEVTVVTVGPEQAADAIKKALQMGADKAVHVSDEAIHGSDAVATSLILAEAIKKIGTPDLVLTGLASTDGTMSVVPAMLAERLGLPQVTQVSTLEVEGGTAKGRRDGDVASESVEAQLPALVSVTDQINEPRYPSFKGIMAAKKKPVETWSLADLGVDAGQVGLDAAWTKVESFAARPPREQGEIVTDEGDGGTKLAEFLVAQKFV; this is encoded by the coding sequence ATGAACATCGTCGTCTGCGTGAAGTACGTGCCGGACGCTCAGGGCGACCGCACCTTCAACGAGGACAACACGACGGACCGCGACAATGTCGATGGTCTGCTGTCCGAGCTGGACGAGTACGCCGTGGAGGCTGCTCTGAAGATCGTCGAGGCGGGTGAGGGCGAGGTCACCGTGGTGACCGTCGGTCCTGAGCAGGCTGCCGACGCCATCAAGAAGGCCCTCCAGATGGGCGCCGACAAGGCGGTCCACGTCAGCGACGAGGCCATCCACGGCTCCGACGCGGTGGCGACCTCGCTCATCCTGGCTGAGGCGATCAAGAAGATCGGCACGCCGGACCTGGTGCTGACCGGTCTCGCCTCGACCGACGGCACGATGAGCGTCGTCCCGGCGATGCTGGCCGAGCGCCTGGGTCTGCCCCAGGTGACTCAGGTCTCGACCCTCGAGGTCGAGGGCGGCACCGCCAAGGGCCGCCGCGACGGCGACGTCGCCTCGGAGTCCGTGGAGGCCCAGCTGCCTGCCCTGGTCTCGGTCACCGACCAGATCAACGAGCCGCGCTACCCCTCCTTCAAGGGGATCATGGCCGCCAAGAAGAAGCCGGTCGAGACCTGGTCGCTCGCCGACCTCGGCGTCGACGCGGGCCAGGTCGGTCTCGACGCAGCCTGGACCAAGGTCGAGTCCTTCGCCGCGCGCCCGCCGCGCGAGCAGGGCGAGATCGTCACCGACGAAGGAGACGGCGGCACCAAGCTCGCCGAGTTCCTGGTCGCTCAGAAGTTCGTGTGA
- a CDS encoding septum formation family protein: MMVRRSAGAALAAAAVLALTAGCGGSDGPSVGGAPTSATSAPTTASSSGTTETPSPTSSESPSPSSSTSSAPAAQDYAAGQCLGPKPGYAKVDCSTSHLYEVAAAPATTLYAGDLVKRTAYGTAVCNEQGAKYLGSAGWAVSRLQVATLPTAADPKNKERFVCIVQEFENSLKSLKQGTGSVKGKLTGSGFYSYNLCLKGRASKSDDVEFVPCNAPHASEATGGKLNGRPGAPFPGGDKIQKQALSYCKPIGEKFLGTKRRTDIISSQNSGGPGPWAKGQMFTGCFVEVTSGTVKKSLHYITTKPLTSYR, translated from the coding sequence ATGATGGTGCGACGTAGTGCAGGTGCAGCTCTGGCAGCTGCGGCAGTTCTGGCTCTGACGGCCGGGTGCGGAGGGAGCGACGGGCCATCGGTGGGCGGTGCCCCGACGTCGGCCACCAGCGCGCCGACCACGGCCTCGAGCAGCGGCACGACCGAGACCCCGAGCCCGACGTCGTCCGAGAGCCCCTCGCCGTCGTCCTCGACCAGCTCAGCGCCCGCGGCCCAGGACTACGCCGCCGGCCAGTGCCTGGGCCCCAAGCCGGGCTACGCCAAGGTCGACTGCTCTACCTCGCACCTCTATGAGGTCGCTGCCGCTCCGGCCACGACGCTGTACGCCGGTGACCTGGTCAAGCGGACGGCTTACGGCACCGCGGTGTGCAACGAGCAGGGTGCCAAGTACCTCGGCTCCGCCGGTTGGGCGGTCTCCCGGCTTCAGGTCGCGACGCTGCCGACCGCGGCGGACCCCAAGAACAAGGAACGGTTCGTCTGCATCGTCCAGGAGTTCGAGAACAGCCTGAAGTCCCTCAAGCAGGGGACCGGGTCGGTCAAGGGCAAGCTCACTGGATCGGGCTTCTACAGCTACAACCTGTGCCTCAAGGGCCGGGCGAGCAAGAGCGACGACGTCGAGTTCGTGCCGTGCAACGCCCCGCACGCGTCGGAAGCGACTGGCGGCAAGCTCAACGGCCGTCCGGGTGCCCCGTTCCCCGGTGGCGACAAGATCCAGAAGCAGGCGCTGTCGTACTGCAAGCCGATCGGCGAGAAGTTCCTCGGGACCAAGCGCCGCACGGACATCATCTCCTCCCAGAACTCCGGCGGCCCCGGACCGTGGGCCAAGGGACAGATGTTCACCGGTTGCTTCGTCGAAGTGACGTCGGGCACGGTCAAGAAGTCGCTGCACTACATCACGACCAAGCCCCTCACCTCTTACCGATGA
- the mnmA gene encoding tRNA 2-thiouridine(34) synthase MnmA, whose translation MRVVAAMSGGVDSAVAASRMVEAGHEVVGVHLALSQSAATLRESARGCCTIEDAGDARRVADRLGIPFYVWDMAERFREDVVEDFVAEYEAGRTPNPCLRCNERIKFAALLDKALALGFDAVATGHYAQIVDGAQGRELHRAVDPAKDQSYVLGVLTADQLARSFFPLGDTTKPQIREEAAARGFAVAKKPDSHDICFIADGDTKGWLTRRLGEQPGPIVDTDGDVVGQHDGAFAYTVGQRRGLGLKVPREDHAKRYVVDVQPRTNTVVVGTEELLGVDVVVGDHARWCGPPPTGEASYGAQLRAHGEEVPCRASSDGETVTVRLERRVRGVAPGQSVVLYDGTRVVGSATISRAERRAQQS comes from the coding sequence GTGAGGGTCGTGGCCGCCATGAGCGGAGGCGTCGACTCGGCGGTCGCCGCCTCCCGCATGGTCGAGGCCGGCCACGAGGTCGTCGGCGTCCACCTGGCGCTGAGCCAGTCCGCGGCGACCCTCCGGGAGTCCGCGCGCGGCTGCTGCACCATCGAGGACGCGGGCGACGCCCGCCGGGTGGCGGACCGGCTCGGCATCCCGTTCTATGTCTGGGACATGGCCGAGCGCTTCCGTGAGGACGTCGTCGAGGACTTCGTGGCCGAGTACGAGGCCGGTCGCACCCCGAACCCCTGCCTGCGCTGCAACGAACGGATCAAGTTCGCGGCGCTCCTCGACAAGGCCCTCGCGCTCGGCTTCGACGCTGTCGCCACCGGCCACTACGCGCAGATCGTCGACGGTGCGCAGGGCCGCGAGCTGCATCGTGCGGTGGACCCGGCCAAGGACCAGTCGTACGTCCTCGGTGTGCTGACCGCGGACCAGCTTGCCCGCTCGTTCTTCCCTCTCGGCGACACGACCAAGCCGCAGATCCGCGAGGAGGCCGCCGCTCGCGGTTTCGCGGTGGCCAAGAAGCCGGACAGCCACGACATCTGCTTCATCGCCGACGGCGACACCAAGGGCTGGCTGACTCGCCGGCTCGGTGAGCAGCCGGGCCCGATCGTGGACACCGACGGAGACGTCGTCGGCCAGCACGACGGAGCGTTCGCCTATACCGTCGGTCAGCGTCGCGGCCTCGGCCTGAAGGTCCCGCGCGAGGACCACGCCAAGCGCTACGTCGTCGACGTCCAGCCTCGGACCAACACCGTCGTGGTCGGCACCGAGGAGCTCCTCGGAGTCGACGTCGTCGTGGGTGACCACGCGCGCTGGTGCGGTCCGCCGCCGACGGGCGAGGCATCGTACGGCGCCCAGCTGCGGGCCCATGGCGAAGAGGTCCCGTGCCGGGCGAGCTCGGACGGCGAGACCGTGACCGTACGCCTGGAGCGGCGGGTCCGCGGTGTCGCGCCCGGGCAGTCGGTCGTGCTGTACGACGGCACCCGGGTCGTGGGATCGGCCACCATCAGCCGTGCGGAGCGTCGCGCTCAACAATCCTGA
- a CDS encoding cysteine desulfurase family protein, with the protein MTDRVYLDHAATTAVLPAVVERVAQQMGVLGNASSLHTAGRAARRVVEESREAIAAALGARPSEVIFTSGGTEADNLAVAGTYRRRREDDPRRTRLLVSAIEHHAVLDCVEHLVRHEGAEVTWLGVDEQGRVDPATVRAALEEAPDDVAVVSVMWANNEVGTVQPVRDIAAIAREFAVPFHTDAVQAIGQVPVDFAESGADLLALTGHKIGGPLGVGVLLARRDVKIQPLSYGGGQERQVRSGTLDTPAIAGLAMAVEHAVTHLEEHAAHLASLRDKLIHGAVGAGFGITVTGPHDVGDVVRRLPGTAHLRVPGCEGDSLLYLLDAAGVECSTGSACQAGVPQPSHVLLAMGISEDDARGALRLSLGHTSTDSDVEAFLTALPAAVERAQRAHHATRGSER; encoded by the coding sequence GTGACCGACCGCGTTTACCTCGACCACGCTGCGACCACGGCTGTCCTACCGGCCGTGGTCGAACGCGTGGCGCAGCAGATGGGTGTGCTCGGCAACGCCTCCTCGCTGCACACGGCCGGGCGAGCTGCCCGACGCGTCGTCGAGGAGAGCCGCGAGGCGATCGCCGCAGCGCTGGGCGCGCGTCCGTCGGAAGTGATCTTCACGTCTGGGGGCACCGAGGCCGACAACCTTGCCGTCGCGGGCACCTACCGCCGCCGGCGCGAGGACGACCCGCGTCGCACCCGCCTCCTGGTGAGCGCCATTGAGCACCATGCCGTGCTGGACTGCGTGGAGCATCTGGTCCGGCACGAAGGCGCTGAGGTGACCTGGCTGGGCGTGGACGAGCAGGGGAGGGTCGACCCAGCAACCGTGCGGGCCGCTCTCGAGGAGGCTCCTGACGACGTCGCCGTCGTCAGCGTGATGTGGGCCAACAATGAGGTGGGCACCGTCCAGCCGGTTCGTGACATCGCCGCCATCGCTCGTGAGTTCGCGGTGCCGTTCCACACCGACGCCGTGCAGGCCATCGGTCAGGTGCCGGTCGACTTCGCCGAGAGCGGCGCCGACCTCCTCGCACTCACCGGGCACAAGATCGGTGGGCCGTTGGGCGTTGGCGTCCTCCTCGCGCGCCGCGACGTCAAGATCCAGCCGCTGAGCTACGGCGGTGGCCAGGAGCGTCAGGTGCGCAGCGGCACCCTCGACACCCCGGCGATCGCCGGGCTCGCCATGGCCGTCGAGCACGCGGTCACCCACCTCGAGGAGCACGCCGCCCATCTGGCGTCGCTGCGCGACAAGCTCATCCACGGTGCGGTCGGAGCCGGCTTCGGGATCACGGTGACGGGTCCGCACGACGTGGGCGATGTCGTACGACGGCTGCCGGGCACTGCGCATCTGCGCGTGCCCGGGTGTGAGGGCGACTCCCTTCTTTACCTTCTCGATGCCGCAGGTGTGGAGTGCTCGACCGGATCTGCGTGCCAGGCGGGCGTACCGCAGCCCAGTCATGTGCTGCTCGCGATGGGCATCTCCGAGGACGACGCGCGAGGCGCACTGCGGCTGTCGCTGGGTCACACGTCGACCGACTCCGATGTCGAGGCGTTCCTGACGGCACTGCCCGCAGCGGTCGAACGCGCCCAACGAGCGCACCACGCGACGCGGGGGAGCGAGCGGTGA
- a CDS encoding RNA polymerase subunit sigma-70, giving the protein MPTITAEEVDSHRQELIAYCYRFFGSYADAEDAVQETMLRAWRRADTFRSDSSTRTWIYSIATNVCLDMRKAPSRRALPMDLNGPGDVPSDNRPLRTRPDESWIGPLPGRFLPQPEDPADAAQQRDSLRLAFVAALQTLPVLQRIVLILRDALAWSAAECAELLKTTVPSVNSALTRARRTLGTKALPQRVGTGSDVRTADAYVTAFERYDVDALVELLSAEAEFSMPPFELWLRGRLAIREWWRGPGAVCRGSRVVPTSSNGCPAVAVYHPREDGTYGAFAVHVLDIDDGQITAITHFMGAGVFGDFELPAEIL; this is encoded by the coding sequence GTGCCGACCATCACCGCCGAGGAAGTCGACAGTCACCGGCAGGAGCTGATCGCCTACTGCTACCGGTTCTTCGGTTCGTACGCCGACGCCGAGGACGCAGTTCAGGAGACGATGCTGCGCGCGTGGCGGCGTGCCGACACCTTCCGGTCGGACTCCTCGACCCGGACGTGGATCTACTCGATCGCCACCAATGTGTGCCTCGACATGCGGAAGGCTCCGTCGCGACGTGCGCTGCCCATGGATCTCAACGGGCCTGGTGACGTCCCGTCCGACAACCGTCCGCTGAGGACCCGGCCCGATGAGAGCTGGATCGGACCGCTGCCCGGCCGCTTCCTGCCGCAACCGGAGGACCCCGCCGACGCGGCGCAGCAACGGGACTCGTTGCGACTCGCCTTCGTCGCTGCCCTGCAGACCCTGCCGGTCCTGCAACGAATCGTCCTCATCCTGCGCGACGCGCTCGCGTGGTCGGCCGCTGAGTGTGCTGAACTGCTGAAAACGACTGTGCCGTCCGTGAATTCGGCGTTGACCAGGGCACGACGCACTCTCGGCACGAAGGCCCTGCCGCAACGCGTCGGCACCGGATCCGACGTGCGGACCGCGGACGCCTACGTCACCGCGTTCGAGCGGTACGACGTCGACGCGCTCGTCGAGCTGCTCTCCGCAGAAGCCGAGTTCAGCATGCCGCCCTTCGAGCTGTGGTTGCGCGGGCGACTAGCCATACGCGAGTGGTGGCGCGGCCCGGGCGCGGTCTGTCGCGGGTCACGAGTCGTGCCCACCTCGTCCAACGGTTGTCCCGCCGTCGCGGTCTATCACCCGCGAGAGGACGGGACGTACGGCGCGTTCGCCGTACACGTGCTGGACATCGACGACGGGCAGATCACCGCCATCACGCACTTCATGGGAGCAGGCGTCTTCGGCGACTTCGAGCTGCCCGCGGAAATTCTTTAG
- a CDS encoding enoyl-CoA hydratase/isomerase family protein: protein MTSYGEHVSTTVEDGIGTIRIDKPKMNPLDASIQDALGEAARELGRDDQVAAVIVWGGDKVFAAGADIKEMLDMSYPDIVKRARLLQEAFIELARIPKPTVAAIEGYALGGGCELAMTCDFRVVGSNARLGQPEILLGIIPGAGGTQRLARLVGPAKAKDLVFSGRMVEADEALAIGLVDEVCEPGQAYAAAQARVKPYVGGPAVALRAAKEAIDRGLDGDLSTGLGIESQLFAGLFATKDRETGMRSFVENGPGKATFEGR from the coding sequence ATGACCTCGTACGGGGAGCACGTCTCGACCACGGTCGAGGACGGCATCGGCACGATCCGCATCGACAAGCCCAAGATGAACCCGCTCGACGCCTCCATCCAGGACGCCCTGGGTGAGGCGGCGCGCGAGCTCGGCCGTGACGACCAGGTCGCCGCGGTCATCGTCTGGGGCGGCGACAAGGTCTTCGCGGCCGGCGCGGACATCAAGGAGATGCTCGACATGTCCTACCCGGACATCGTCAAGCGGGCTCGGTTGCTGCAGGAGGCGTTCATCGAGCTCGCGCGCATCCCCAAGCCGACGGTCGCCGCGATCGAGGGATACGCCCTCGGCGGTGGCTGCGAGCTGGCGATGACGTGCGACTTCCGGGTCGTCGGCAGCAACGCCAGGCTCGGCCAGCCTGAGATCCTCCTCGGCATCATCCCGGGTGCCGGTGGCACGCAGCGGCTGGCCCGACTGGTCGGCCCGGCCAAGGCCAAGGACCTGGTCTTCTCGGGTCGCATGGTCGAGGCCGACGAGGCGCTGGCCATCGGTCTCGTCGACGAGGTGTGCGAGCCGGGTCAGGCGTACGCCGCCGCCCAGGCTCGGGTGAAGCCTTACGTCGGCGGTCCGGCCGTTGCACTGCGGGCCGCCAAGGAGGCCATCGATCGTGGCCTCGACGGCGACCTGAGCACCGGCCTGGGGATCGAGTCCCAGCTGTTCGCCGGTCTGTTCGCCACGAAGGACCGGGAGACCGGGATGCGCTCGTTCGTGGAGAACGGGCCGGGCAAGGCGACGTTCGAAGGCCGCTGA
- a CDS encoding methionine synthase, with translation MTRASGVGSWPDGPVREVVRRVRDRLADGQVPYLPELPGRGPGADMVGRTAAQLVEMPVDLQPSGWRLTDAPGRDVARGQAFLREDLDELAEAYDGYTGPLKVQLCGPWTLAAALWLPRGDRAVVDPGACRDLSGSLAEAAREHLSRIRGLIPGAELILQLDEPSLPAVLTGRLRSSSGFGRLRAVDPGAVESGLQEVVDAVEGQADSVVIHCCAPDVPFALLRQVGAAGLAIDTSLLTARTWESVAASVEAGTTLWAGLVPTDTDASHPQAVVDPFLEGWRRVGLESSRLESVVVTPACGLATRTPRQADGVQALAVDAAAMLEQER, from the coding sequence GTGACGCGTGCTTCTGGAGTCGGCTCTTGGCCCGATGGACCCGTCCGCGAGGTCGTGCGCCGGGTCCGGGACCGGCTCGCGGACGGGCAGGTGCCCTACCTGCCCGAGCTCCCGGGGCGGGGTCCCGGCGCCGACATGGTGGGTCGCACCGCGGCACAGCTGGTCGAGATGCCGGTCGACCTCCAGCCCTCGGGTTGGAGGCTGACCGATGCGCCCGGCCGGGACGTCGCGCGCGGGCAGGCCTTCCTGCGCGAGGACCTCGATGAGCTGGCCGAGGCGTACGACGGCTACACCGGTCCGCTCAAGGTCCAGCTGTGCGGGCCCTGGACTCTCGCGGCTGCGCTCTGGCTGCCGCGCGGCGATCGCGCGGTGGTCGACCCAGGAGCCTGTCGCGATCTCTCGGGTTCCTTGGCCGAGGCGGCTCGTGAGCACCTGTCGCGCATCCGTGGCCTGATCCCGGGGGCCGAGCTGATCCTGCAGCTGGACGAGCCCTCCCTGCCGGCTGTCCTCACCGGACGGTTGCGCTCTTCGTCGGGGTTCGGGCGGCTGCGCGCGGTGGATCCGGGTGCCGTTGAGTCCGGGTTGCAGGAAGTCGTGGATGCCGTTGAGGGGCAAGCGGATTCGGTGGTGATCCACTGCTGCGCGCCTGATGTGCCGTTCGCTCTGCTCCGTCAGGTCGGGGCGGCCGGGCTCGCGATCGACACGTCGTTGCTGACGGCTCGCACGTGGGAGTCGGTGGCGGCGAGCGTCGAGGCCGGGACGACCCTGTGGGCCGGGCTCGTCCCCACCGACACCGACGCGAGCCACCCGCAGGCCGTCGTCGACCCCTTCCTCGAAGGCTGGCGGCGGGTCGGCCTGGAGAGCTCGCGCTTGGAGTCGGTCGTCGTCACGCCGGCGTGCGGGCTGGCGACGCGCACGCCGCGTCAGGCGGACGGCGTACAGGCCCTTGCCGTCGACGCTGCGGCCATGCTCGAGCAAGAACGCTGA
- a CDS encoding septum formation family protein, whose product MRRPTRAVAVGAALVTSLLVAGCQDAEVKGGSTVAPSTAATSSSPATSDASQPPATSATSTAAATAYTAGTCMTKEPDWTVISCGGDHQYEVTAAVPTTQFADDMIKRHELREATCDRKAAEYVGYDGFNSTRYRSLTFPIAKDSAAGSRIVCLVGEFDESWDKVATVKGSYKGKLKGNAPYETRGCVEKRVTGLTSVEMSPCSKKHASEAVGGGFLGQPTDAYPGDAERNKRSDALCKPLFQAFIGKTTKPRTDIVLGKTQPSATGWSRGVRTSSCWAEVTSGQVTKTLKGIGDKPLTAYR is encoded by the coding sequence ATGAGGCGCCCCACGCGCGCCGTCGCCGTCGGCGCAGCCCTCGTCACGTCGCTGCTCGTGGCGGGGTGCCAGGACGCCGAGGTGAAGGGCGGCTCGACCGTCGCGCCGAGCACGGCTGCCACGTCGTCCAGCCCGGCCACGTCTGACGCGAGCCAGCCGCCGGCCACCAGCGCGACCTCCACGGCCGCGGCGACGGCGTACACCGCCGGGACCTGCATGACCAAGGAGCCGGACTGGACCGTCATCAGCTGCGGTGGGGACCATCAGTACGAGGTCACCGCCGCGGTGCCGACGACGCAGTTCGCCGACGACATGATCAAGCGTCACGAGCTGCGCGAGGCAACCTGTGACCGCAAAGCCGCCGAATACGTCGGCTATGACGGCTTCAACTCCACGCGCTACCGCTCGCTGACTTTCCCGATCGCCAAGGACTCGGCCGCGGGCAGCCGGATCGTGTGCCTGGTCGGCGAGTTCGATGAGTCCTGGGACAAGGTGGCCACCGTCAAGGGGTCCTACAAGGGCAAGCTCAAGGGCAACGCGCCCTATGAGACCCGCGGCTGTGTCGAGAAGCGGGTCACGGGACTGACGTCGGTCGAGATGTCCCCCTGCTCCAAGAAGCACGCCTCGGAGGCGGTCGGCGGTGGCTTCCTCGGGCAGCCGACCGATGCCTACCCCGGCGATGCCGAGCGCAACAAGCGCTCGGACGCGCTGTGCAAGCCGCTGTTCCAGGCGTTCATCGGCAAGACGACCAAACCGCGCACCGACATCGTGCTCGGCAAGACGCAGCCCTCCGCAACGGGCTGGTCGCGCGGCGTACGCACGTCGAGCTGCTGGGCCGAGGTGACCAGCGGTCAGGTCACCAAGACGCTCAAGGGCATCGGTGACAAGCCGCTCACGGCCTATCGCTGA
- a CDS encoding dihydrofolate reductase family protein has protein sequence MSRKVTAHLFSSANGVVESPNLFQFDAFGQEEEAAMAKSIAGITDVVIGTTLWKEWSEFWPGSDIEPFASFINPVRKHVVSSTLSGDLAWNSTLVEGDPVDYVKALRDNGAEGGEISIAGGIQTIRSLFVAGVVDELTLTTHPVVTPEGARLFDESVPLTRLTLVDSQITAAGNALLTYSLRD, from the coding sequence ATGAGCCGCAAGGTCACTGCCCACCTGTTCAGCTCGGCCAACGGCGTCGTCGAGTCGCCGAACCTCTTCCAGTTCGACGCGTTCGGCCAGGAAGAGGAAGCAGCGATGGCGAAGTCGATCGCAGGCATCACTGACGTCGTGATCGGGACGACCCTCTGGAAGGAGTGGTCGGAGTTCTGGCCGGGCAGCGACATCGAGCCGTTCGCCTCCTTCATCAACCCGGTCCGCAAGCACGTGGTGTCCTCGACCCTGTCGGGCGACCTGGCGTGGAACAGCACGCTCGTGGAAGGCGACCCGGTCGACTACGTGAAGGCGTTGCGCGACAACGGCGCTGAGGGGGGAGAGATCTCGATCGCCGGGGGCATCCAGACGATCCGATCGCTCTTCGTCGCCGGCGTCGTGGATGAGCTGACGCTCACGACCCACCCGGTCGTCACGCCCGAGGGCGCGCGCCTCTTTGACGAGTCGGTGCCGCTCACCCGCCTGACACTCGTCGACTCGCAGATCACCGCTGCCGGGAATGCCCTGCTGACCTACTCGCTGCGTGACTGA
- a CDS encoding electron transfer flavoprotein subunit alpha/FixB family protein: MAEVLVLVDHADGQVKKTTAELLTIARSLGTPSAVFVGSNVDAARPRLAQFGAEKVYVIDNADVDNYLVAPLAEALYAVVQQASPAAVLLPSTSHNKEAAARLAIKTESGLITDATAVEAAGDGVSTTQSVFAGSYTVKSTVTKGAPIITIKPNVVPPSAAQASATVVPVELTVSDAAKGAKITAREPKAKSGRPELTEAAIVVSGGRGTGGDFSPVETFADTLGAAVGASRAAVDAGWYPHSNQVGQTGKQVSPQLYVAAGISGAIQHRAGMQTSKTIIAINKDEEAPIFELVDFGVVGDLFTVLPQATEAVQKARA, translated from the coding sequence ATGGCTGAAGTACTCGTCCTGGTCGACCACGCTGATGGTCAGGTCAAGAAGACCACCGCGGAGCTGTTGACGATTGCCCGGTCTCTGGGCACGCCGTCCGCCGTCTTCGTCGGCAGCAACGTCGACGCGGCTCGTCCGCGGCTGGCACAGTTCGGCGCCGAGAAGGTCTACGTCATCGACAACGCGGACGTGGACAACTACCTCGTCGCCCCGCTTGCGGAGGCGCTGTACGCCGTCGTCCAGCAGGCGTCGCCGGCTGCGGTCCTGCTGCCCTCGACGTCGCACAACAAGGAGGCCGCGGCCCGGCTGGCGATCAAGACCGAGTCTGGTCTGATCACCGACGCGACCGCCGTCGAGGCCGCCGGTGACGGCGTCTCCACGACGCAGTCGGTGTTCGCCGGTTCCTACACTGTGAAGTCGACCGTCACCAAGGGTGCGCCGATCATCACGATCAAGCCGAATGTCGTACCCCCGTCGGCCGCTCAGGCGAGCGCGACTGTGGTGCCCGTCGAGCTGACCGTCTCCGACGCCGCCAAGGGCGCCAAGATCACCGCCCGCGAGCCCAAGGCGAAGTCGGGTCGTCCCGAGCTGACCGAGGCCGCGATCGTGGTCTCCGGTGGTCGTGGCACCGGCGGCGACTTCTCGCCCGTCGAGACGTTCGCGGACACCCTCGGGGCCGCCGTCGGCGCCTCCCGCGCCGCTGTCGATGCCGGTTGGTACCCGCACAGCAACCAGGTCGGCCAGACCGGCAAGCAGGTCTCGCCGCAGCTGTACGTCGCCGCCGGCATCTCCGGCGCGATCCAGCACCGCGCGGGCATGCAGACGTCCAAGACGATCATCGCGATCAACAAGGACGAGGAGGCGCCGATCTTCGAGCTCGTGGACTTCGGTGTCGTCGGTGACCTGTTCACCGTCCTCCCGCAGGCGACCGAGGCCGTACAGAAGGCCCGCGCCTGA